From a single Staphylococcus epidermidis genomic region:
- a CDS encoding zinc-ribbon domain-containing protein, whose product MHCPNCGNPIEDDDLFCGECGHKISRHPQSVRNAESEITKAEKNDEEQNITSNNKENNAATHQNVDSTSHDETRSNENDVADSTLQSKQSHNDTQQSNLSTYHQRPQHREIPQNQHNHDQQQSQIGQQAKQVTNESKGFFKSAFTAPDKIIQTNHVFSFKLLLSLLIIGFIVLAILLASVIPVEIGIFGTTRGSLVTSIIFGIILFLVVIVGAIFGLTRLVVRQPIAFKKVLSDYVLINSVSLAILIISVILILAESYSFGGSIALLSLLLFIASGIYLIAKYSTGNQTRISSFYGVIIYIIILFLFIRIFGEAFFHQIFGDFIEELGDLFEGGTY is encoded by the coding sequence ATGCATTGTCCGAATTGCGGTAATCCAATAGAAGATGATGATTTATTCTGTGGTGAATGTGGACATAAAATAAGTCGACATCCACAGTCAGTCAGAAATGCAGAAAGTGAAATAACAAAAGCTGAAAAGAATGATGAAGAACAAAACATAACATCAAATAATAAAGAAAACAACGCAGCGACTCATCAAAATGTTGATTCAACATCTCATGATGAGACTAGATCAAATGAAAATGACGTAGCAGATTCAACATTACAATCTAAGCAGTCACATAATGATACCCAACAATCAAATCTCTCTACATACCATCAAAGACCTCAACATCGAGAAATTCCTCAAAATCAACACAATCACGATCAACAGCAAAGTCAAATAGGTCAACAAGCTAAACAAGTAACAAATGAAAGTAAAGGTTTCTTTAAAAGTGCATTTACTGCACCTGATAAAATCATTCAAACTAATCATGTTTTCAGTTTTAAATTATTATTATCATTATTAATAATCGGTTTTATTGTATTAGCAATTTTACTCGCTTCCGTAATACCAGTTGAGATTGGTATTTTCGGTACTACAAGAGGAAGTTTGGTAACGAGTATCATTTTTGGTATTATTCTATTTTTGGTTGTCATAGTAGGTGCAATATTTGGGCTTACACGTTTAGTAGTTAGACAACCTATTGCATTTAAAAAAGTATTATCAGACTATGTGTTAATTAATAGTGTTTCGTTAGCAATTTTAATTATTTCTGTAATTTTAATATTAGCAGAATCATACAGCTTTGGCGGAAGTATAGCATTATTGTCTTTATTATTATTTATTGCTTCTGGTATTTATCTAATTGCGAAGTATAGCACTGGTAATCAAACAAGAATATCCAGCTTTTATGGTGTGATTATTTATATCATTATTTTGTTCTTATTTATTCGTATTTTTGGGGAGGCATTTTTCCATCAAATATTTGGTGATTTTATAGAAGAACTAGGGGATTTATTTGAAGGAGGAACTTATTAA
- a CDS encoding zinc ribbon domain-containing protein → MKYCSNCGQPLREGVKVCTNCGTPVRNDGPNYKHSEQRYSHQQPRSNKSNKKTWLIVTIVLAIIIALVVIFTIAKNQMSPEKQATHIAHAIKKDDAKSLSKQLTSNDHRLNEEEARAYLKYIKAESDLKHVADKVEENTKDIKNNHYNNLSVDANDNNILNISKDGKKYVFFDNYQFNVPQKTITIVSSDSGEITYEFNGDKHHISVEEDDDKELGTFPIGDYNLKASKDMEGKNFKGAITIDMSESDSIAYESFKQKRFNVDTEGGYILDNVKIYANGKEIGDGFSSETYGPYDPDEEVIVHAEGSYEGKTFKSNSVNVASASEKDGGVTDVTVKFDEEAIDQYVDKKLDEKYDDSDDESDNDSSSGEVTRENVIDKVESYEGHTLDTDTYTYKEPEKTGDGKWGFSFLDKDGDLAGSYTVDIDDGYVTEYDEDGEEVGSGY, encoded by the coding sequence ATGAAATATTGCAGTAATTGTGGTCAACCTCTTCGAGAAGGTGTAAAGGTGTGTACAAATTGTGGTACGCCTGTGAGAAATGATGGACCTAATTATAAACATTCAGAACAACGTTATTCTCATCAACAACCACGTTCCAATAAGAGTAATAAAAAAACTTGGTTGATTGTTACTATAGTGTTAGCCATTATCATTGCTTTGGTAGTAATCTTTACTATAGCTAAAAATCAAATGTCTCCAGAAAAACAAGCGACTCACATTGCACATGCTATCAAAAAAGACGATGCTAAATCATTATCTAAGCAATTAACATCAAACGATCATCGTTTAAATGAAGAAGAAGCACGTGCGTACTTAAAGTATATTAAAGCAGAAAGTGATTTAAAGCATGTTGCTGACAAAGTTGAAGAAAACACCAAAGATATTAAAAATAATCACTATAACAATTTATCTGTAGATGCAAATGATAATAATATTTTAAATATATCTAAAGACGGGAAAAAATATGTTTTTTTTGATAACTATCAATTTAATGTTCCTCAAAAAACAATTACGATCGTTTCAAGTGATAGTGGTGAAATTACTTATGAATTTAACGGGGATAAACATCATATTTCTGTAGAAGAAGATGACGATAAAGAATTAGGAACATTTCCTATCGGTGATTATAATTTAAAAGCATCAAAAGACATGGAAGGTAAAAATTTTAAAGGCGCTATTACAATTGATATGAGTGAAAGTGATAGTATTGCATATGAATCGTTTAAACAAAAACGTTTTAATGTTGATACTGAAGGCGGATATATATTAGATAATGTAAAAATATATGCTAATGGTAAAGAAATAGGCGATGGTTTTTCATCAGAAACATATGGTCCTTATGATCCAGATGAAGAAGTTATCGTTCACGCTGAAGGTTCATACGAAGGAAAAACTTTTAAATCAAATTCGGTCAATGTAGCAAGTGCAAGCGAAAAAGATGGTGGTGTGACAGATGTCACAGTCAAATTCGATGAAGAAGCTATTGATCAGTATGTCGATAAAAAATTAGATGAAAAATACGATGATTCAGATGACGAGTCAGATAACGATTCAAGTAGTGGCGAAGTAACGCGTGAAAATGTAATTGATAAAGTAGAGTCATATGAAGGACATACACTAGATACTGATACGTATACGTATAAAGAACCTGAAAAAACCGGTGATGGTAAATGGGGTTTTTCATTCTTAGATAAAGATGGAGATTTAGCTGGATCGTACACGGTAGACATTGACGACGGTTATGTTACAGAATATGACGAAGATGGTGAAGAAGTTGGATCTGGTTATTAA
- a CDS encoding epoxyqueuosine reductase QueH codes for MKNQKINYDKVLRKIISQWERDGERPKILLHSCCAPCSTYTLEFLTQYADIAIYFANPNIHPKSEYLRRAKVQEQFVNDFNNKTGANVKYIEAEYEPHKFMKMAKDKGLTEEPEGGLRCTACFEMRLEIVAKAALEHGYDYFGSAITLSPKKNAQLINELGMDVQNIYNVKYLPSDFKKNKGYERSIEMCNDYNIFRQCYCGCVFAAMKQGIDFKQINKDAQAFLQQF; via the coding sequence ATGAAAAATCAAAAAATCAACTATGATAAAGTATTAAGAAAGATAATTTCTCAATGGGAACGTGATGGAGAACGCCCTAAAATCTTACTTCATAGTTGTTGTGCACCTTGTAGTACATATACGTTAGAGTTTTTAACACAATATGCGGATATAGCGATTTATTTTGCGAATCCTAATATACATCCCAAAAGTGAATATTTAAGACGTGCTAAAGTTCAAGAACAATTTGTAAATGATTTTAATAATAAAACAGGTGCAAATGTAAAGTATATTGAAGCCGAATATGAACCGCATAAATTTATGAAAATGGCAAAAGATAAAGGTTTAACTGAAGAGCCGGAAGGTGGACTAAGATGTACGGCTTGTTTCGAGATGCGATTAGAAATTGTTGCAAAAGCTGCTTTAGAACATGGTTACGATTATTTTGGTAGTGCAATCACACTCTCTCCAAAGAAAAATGCGCAATTAATCAATGAACTAGGTATGGATGTACAAAATATATATAATGTAAAATATTTACCAAGTGATTTTAAAAAGAATAAAGGGTATGAACGTTCTATCGAAATGTGTAATGATTATAATATTTTTAGACAATGTTATTGTGGTTGTGTATTTGCAGCGATGAAGCAAGGTATAGATTTTAAACAAATAAATAAAGATGCTCAAGCATTTTTACAACAATTTTAA
- a CDS encoding quinone-dependent dihydroorotate dehydrogenase, which yields MYKLVKPLLFKLDPERAHGLTINALKCVQKCSPILPIVNKLFTYNNPILTQHIHGISFDNPIGLAAGFDKSCEVPKALENIGFGAIELGGITPKPQPGNPKPRMYRLLEDDALINRMGFNNKGMNKALSNLRNHSCSIPVGLNVGVNKTTSYENRYQDYIKVIDTFKNDVSFFTVNISSPNTENLQNFHDEDEFSMLCDALNSFKAKNNINVPIFLKLTSDMELDGFKKILPSITDTFDGVMLANTTRQRDGLNSKNKIQKGGLSGRPLFQRNLQLVKYAYQQTRGNFLIIGTGGIFSSEDAIKMLRNGASLLQIYSSLVIEGPGLTKKMNKEIAHYLTRHGYANVSDIIGLDA from the coding sequence ATGTACAAATTAGTTAAGCCTTTATTATTCAAATTAGATCCTGAACGAGCACATGGTTTGACCATCAATGCGTTGAAGTGTGTTCAAAAATGTTCACCCATTTTACCTATCGTTAATAAGTTATTTACTTATAACAATCCAATATTAACGCAACACATTCACGGTATTTCTTTTGATAATCCTATCGGGTTAGCTGCAGGTTTTGATAAATCTTGTGAAGTTCCAAAAGCACTTGAAAACATTGGCTTCGGTGCAATTGAACTCGGCGGTATAACACCTAAGCCTCAACCAGGTAATCCAAAACCACGCATGTATCGTTTACTAGAAGATGATGCACTCATCAATCGTATGGGATTCAATAATAAGGGTATGAATAAAGCACTAAGTAATTTACGTAATCATTCATGCTCAATACCAGTAGGATTAAATGTTGGTGTGAATAAAACAACTTCCTATGAAAATCGCTATCAAGATTACATTAAAGTGATTGACACATTTAAAAATGACGTCTCATTCTTTACAGTGAATATTAGCTCCCCAAATACAGAAAATCTCCAAAACTTTCACGACGAAGATGAATTTTCGATGTTATGTGATGCTTTAAATTCATTTAAAGCTAAGAACAATATTAATGTACCTATCTTTTTAAAGTTAACATCTGATATGGAATTAGATGGTTTTAAAAAAATCTTGCCTTCAATTACAGATACATTCGATGGGGTTATGTTGGCAAATACGACACGACAACGCGATGGATTAAATTCAAAAAATAAAATACAAAAAGGTGGCTTGAGTGGCAGACCATTATTCCAAAGAAACTTACAACTGGTTAAATATGCCTATCAACAAACACGAGGTAACTTCTTAATTATTGGAACTGGTGGTATATTCAGTTCTGAAGATGCTATCAAAATGTTAAGAAACGGTGCATCATTACTACAAATATACTCTTCATTAGTCATTGAAGGACCAGGTTTGACTAAGAAAATGAATAAAGAAATTGCGCATTATTTAACTCGACATGGTTATGCTAATGTAAGTGATATTATTGGTTTAGATGCATAA
- a CDS encoding fructosamine kinase family protein: protein MNEQWMSALPLDNVKDISPVSGGDVNEAFKVTTVEEDIFFLLVQRQRSEAFYAAEIAGLNEFENAGITAPRVIASGEINGDAYLLLSFLEEGSQGSQRELARLVARMHSQYQQDNKFGFRLPHEGADISFDNSWTETWKEIFINRRMDHLQDELLRVGLWKQEDKKMYERVRKVIVDELSNHTSKPSLLHGDLWGGNYMFLTNGQPALFDPAPLYGDREFDIGITTVFGGFTQEFYDEYNQQLPLAKGSQKRIEFYRLYLLMIHLLKFGGMYADSVQRSMKIILE, encoded by the coding sequence ATGAATGAACAATGGATGAGCGCATTGCCACTTGACAATGTGAAAGACATTTCTCCAGTAAGTGGCGGAGATGTAAATGAAGCATTTAAAGTCACTACAGTTGAAGAAGATATTTTTTTTCTACTCGTTCAACGTCAACGATCAGAAGCCTTTTATGCCGCAGAAATTGCAGGACTAAATGAATTTGAAAATGCAGGTATAACAGCTCCAAGAGTAATTGCAAGTGGAGAGATAAATGGAGATGCATATTTATTATTAAGTTTTCTTGAAGAAGGTAGTCAAGGGAGTCAAAGAGAGCTTGCTCGATTAGTTGCTAGAATGCATAGCCAATACCAACAAGATAATAAATTTGGATTCCGTTTACCACATGAAGGTGCAGATATTTCCTTTGATAATTCATGGACTGAGACATGGAAAGAGATTTTTATAAATCGTAGAATGGATCACTTACAAGATGAGTTATTACGTGTAGGATTGTGGAAACAAGAAGATAAAAAAATGTATGAACGTGTAAGAAAAGTTATTGTTGATGAACTTTCAAATCATACTAGTAAGCCCTCTCTGTTACATGGTGATTTATGGGGAGGTAACTACATGTTCTTAACAAATGGCCAACCTGCTTTATTTGATCCTGCACCACTATATGGAGATAGAGAATTTGACATAGGAATCACTACAGTATTTGGTGGATTTACACAAGAGTTCTATGATGAATATAATCAACAGTTACCACTAGCCAAGGGATCACAAAAGCGTATAGAATTTTATAGATTATATTTACTTATGATACATTTACTTAAATTTGGAGGTATGTATGCTGATAGTGTACAACGCTCTATGAAAATCATTTTAGAATAA
- a CDS encoding amino acid permease: MADKLQRELSNRHIQLIAIGGAIGTGLFLGAGQSIHLAGPSILLTYIIVGFVLFMFMRAMGELLLSNLGFKSFGDIAHHHIGSMAGFMVGWTYWLTWIISGMAEVTAVAKYVSFWYPTIPNWLTAAATILVLVALNLFSAKLFGELEFWLSIIKVLTILALIAVGVVMIVFGMKTSYGPATVTNIWKDGGFFPNGAQGFFMSFQMAIFSFIGIELIGITAGETKDPHKTIPQAINNVPFRILLFYIGSLAVIMSVVPWQQLNPADSPYVKMFGLVGIPFAAGIINFVVLTAAASSCNSGIFANSRTMFGLAGRKQGPAFLHRTNKHGVPHYAILVTCGLLSISVVLNAIFKDATKVFVQITTFSTVLNIMIWTIIMIAYLGYLRHEPKQHKESNYKMWGGKYMAYSILGFFAFIFIILLINSATRYAVLSAPVWFVIMLLMYQKYKKESRKAKIKNEEE, encoded by the coding sequence ATGGCAGATAAACTGCAAAGAGAATTAAGCAATAGACATATACAATTAATTGCTATTGGCGGGGCTATTGGAACAGGTTTATTTCTTGGTGCTGGCCAATCTATTCATTTAGCAGGCCCATCTATCTTACTAACATACATAATAGTAGGTTTTGTTCTCTTTATGTTCATGAGAGCTATGGGAGAATTACTGTTATCCAATTTAGGATTTAAATCGTTTGGTGACATTGCTCATCATCATATTGGTTCTATGGCAGGTTTTATGGTGGGGTGGACATATTGGTTAACATGGATTATTTCAGGAATGGCAGAAGTGACTGCTGTTGCCAAGTATGTTTCCTTCTGGTATCCAACAATTCCAAACTGGTTAACAGCTGCAGCGACTATTTTAGTTTTAGTTGCTTTAAATCTATTCAGTGCTAAATTATTTGGAGAATTAGAATTTTGGCTATCTATTATTAAAGTTTTGACTATTTTAGCTTTGATAGCCGTTGGTGTTGTTATGATTGTATTTGGAATGAAGACAAGCTATGGCCCTGCAACGGTAACGAATATATGGAAAGACGGAGGCTTTTTCCCTAATGGTGCACAAGGTTTCTTCATGTCATTCCAAATGGCAATTTTCTCATTTATTGGTATTGAGTTGATTGGAATAACTGCAGGGGAGACTAAAGATCCTCACAAAACAATTCCTCAAGCAATTAATAATGTACCGTTTAGAATATTATTATTTTATATAGGATCGTTGGCAGTTATCATGTCTGTTGTACCATGGCAACAATTGAATCCTGCTGACAGTCCATACGTTAAAATGTTTGGATTAGTTGGAATCCCTTTTGCAGCAGGTATTATTAACTTTGTTGTACTTACAGCTGCAGCCTCTTCTTGTAATAGTGGTATATTTGCTAATAGCCGTACGATGTTTGGATTAGCTGGAAGAAAGCAAGGTCCAGCATTCTTACATAGAACCAATAAGCACGGCGTACCACATTATGCTATTTTAGTGACATGTGGCTTATTAAGTATTTCAGTCGTGTTAAATGCAATTTTTAAAGATGCGACTAAAGTGTTCGTACAAATTACAACATTTTCAACTGTTTTAAATATTATGATTTGGACAATTATTATGATCGCGTATCTAGGTTATTTAAGACATGAACCGAAACAGCATAAAGAAAGTAACTATAAAATGTGGGGCGGAAAATACATGGCTTACAGTATTTTAGGGTTCTTTGCATTTATTTTTATTATACTATTGATTAATAGTGCAACGCGTTATGCCGTACTTTCTGCACCCGTATGGTTTGTTATCATGCTATTGATGTATCAAAAATATAAAAAAGAATCTCGCAAAGCTAAAATTAAAAATGAGGAAGAGTAA